A single window of Sphaerodactylus townsendi isolate TG3544 linkage group LG05, MPM_Stown_v2.3, whole genome shotgun sequence DNA harbors:
- the LOC125432667 gene encoding cold-inducible RNA-binding protein isoform X2: MASDEGKLFVGGLSFDTNEQSLEQVFSKYGQISEVVVVKDRETQRSRGFGFVTFENIDDAKDAMMAMNGKSVDGRQIRVDQAGKSSDNRSRGYRGGSAGGRGFFRGGRGRGRGFSRGTGGDRGYGGSRFESRSGGYSGSRDYYGSSRSQGSYGDRPSGGSYRDSYDSYG; encoded by the exons atggcatcaGATGAGGGAAAACTCTTCGTCGGCGGGCTCAGTTTTGACACCAATGAACAGTCGTTGGAGCAAGTCTTTTCTAAATATGGACAGATATCTGAAG TTGTCGTTGTAAAAGACAGAGAAACCCAGAGATCCAGAGGTTTTGGATTCGTCACTTTTGAGAACATTGATGATGCAAAAGATGCCATGATGGCCATGAATGGAAAG TCTGTCGATGGCCGCCAGATCAGAGTAGACCAAGCAGGCAAGTCATCCGATAACAGATCCCGGGGCTACCGAGGTGGCTcagctggtggcagaggctttttcCGGGGAGGCCGAGGCCGGGGCCGTGGTTTCTCCAGAG GTACTGGTGGAGACCGAGGCTATGGGGGCAGCAGATTTGAATCCAGAAGTGGGGGATACAGTGGGTCCAGAGACTACTATGGTAGCAG CCGGAGTCAAGGCAGCTATGGTGACAGGCCTTCCGGAGGGTCCTACAGAGATAGCTACGACAGTTATG gttga
- the LOC125432667 gene encoding cold-inducible RNA-binding protein isoform X1, with the protein MASDEGKLFVGGLSFDTNEQSLEQVFSKYGQISEVVVVKDRETQRSRGFGFVTFENIDDAKDAMMAMNGKSVDGRQIRVDQAGKSSDNRSRGYRGGSAGGRGFFRGGRGRGRGFSRGTGGDRGYGGSRFESRSGGYSGSRDYYGSSRSQGSYGDRPSGGSYRDSYDSYATHNE; encoded by the exons atggcatcaGATGAGGGAAAACTCTTCGTCGGCGGGCTCAGTTTTGACACCAATGAACAGTCGTTGGAGCAAGTCTTTTCTAAATATGGACAGATATCTGAAG TTGTCGTTGTAAAAGACAGAGAAACCCAGAGATCCAGAGGTTTTGGATTCGTCACTTTTGAGAACATTGATGATGCAAAAGATGCCATGATGGCCATGAATGGAAAG TCTGTCGATGGCCGCCAGATCAGAGTAGACCAAGCAGGCAAGTCATCCGATAACAGATCCCGGGGCTACCGAGGTGGCTcagctggtggcagaggctttttcCGGGGAGGCCGAGGCCGGGGCCGTGGTTTCTCCAGAG GTACTGGTGGAGACCGAGGCTATGGGGGCAGCAGATTTGAATCCAGAAGTGGGGGATACAGTGGGTCCAGAGACTACTATGGTAGCAG CCGGAGTCAAGGCAGCTATGGTGACAGGCCTTCCGGAGGGTCCTACAGAGATAGCTACGACAGTTATG CTACACACAACGAGTAA